In Aciduliprofundum sp. MAR08-339, a single window of DNA contains:
- a CDS encoding D-glycerate dehydrogenase, which translates to MKIFLTRKIPDDGIKVLKNHEFQVDIFPENRQPTKEEIIKGVRDADALISLLSDPIDREVIDSARNLKVIGNYAVGYNNIDVEYARKKGIIVVNTPGVLTDATADLTFALILAAARRVVEGDRFMRDKKFRGWEPMLMLGKDVWGATIGIVGAGRIGQAVGRRARGFNMRILYHSRTRKMEFERETGARFVSLTELLRESDIITLHVPLTQETRHLIGEEEFKIIKEGAILINTARGEVVKEEAMIRALKSGKLFAAGLDVFYGEPNVNTELLSLPNVVLTPHVGSATERTRRKMAEMVCEDVSRVLLGREPLHRVV; encoded by the coding sequence ATGAAAATCTTTCTAACAAGAAAAATCCCAGATGATGGGATAAAGGTACTGAAGAACCATGAATTCCAAGTGGATATATTCCCGGAAAACAGGCAGCCAACCAAGGAGGAAATAATAAAGGGCGTGAGAGATGCAGACGCTTTAATATCTCTCCTCTCAGATCCCATAGACAGGGAAGTTATAGACTCTGCACGGAATCTCAAGGTTATTGGCAACTACGCTGTGGGCTACAATAATATTGATGTGGAGTACGCGAGAAAAAAGGGAATCATCGTGGTAAACACCCCGGGGGTTCTAACAGATGCAACCGCAGATCTAACCTTCGCCCTCATACTTGCAGCTGCACGGAGAGTCGTTGAGGGCGATAGATTCATGCGCGATAAAAAATTCAGAGGCTGGGAGCCTATGTTAATGCTCGGCAAGGATGTGTGGGGTGCCACCATAGGCATAGTCGGAGCAGGACGCATAGGACAGGCCGTAGGAAGAAGGGCAAGGGGATTCAACATGCGCATACTATACCACTCACGCACCCGAAAAATGGAATTTGAAAGGGAAACAGGTGCAAGATTCGTATCTCTGACCGAACTGCTAAGAGAATCGGACATTATAACCCTACACGTTCCCCTAACCCAGGAGACAAGGCACCTCATAGGCGAGGAGGAATTCAAAATCATAAAGGAGGGGGCAATTCTGATAAACACAGCCCGTGGAGAGGTGGTGAAGGAAGAGGCCATGATTCGAGCCCTCAAATCCGGTAAATTGTTCGCTGCAGGGCTAGATGTGTTTTACGGAGAACCTAATGTGAATACAGAACTGCTCTCACTGCCAAATGTGGTTCTCACCCCACACGTGGGGAGCGCAACGGAGAGAACCAGAAGAAAAATGGCAGAGATGGTATGCGAGGACGTATCCAGGGTTCTTCTGGGAAGAGAACCTCTACACAGGGTTGTTTAA
- a CDS encoding ATPase domain-containing protein, translating into MRIRTGVPGFDELVQGGLVSQRVYIVAGPPGSGKTTFGVQFLIQGAREGERGLYVTLTEDPHSIIEDLSTFRFNLRRYTISGMIFFADMGPLSIQYLGAVKSPESIRETYAQEVFKRINSIVKAKGIKRLVIDSVLTLKYGGGDREEQNKEIARFFRSLKDLKITVLILSEMTDLTNYSPEHYMAHGVIFLHNFLNGHTMTRALQVIKMRGTMHDCDMHKMEITPDGIKVYSSKV; encoded by the coding sequence ATGAGAATTAGAACAGGCGTGCCCGGATTTGATGAACTTGTTCAGGGAGGGTTGGTCTCCCAGAGAGTTTATATTGTTGCTGGTCCACCTGGCTCGGGCAAAACAACATTCGGAGTACAGTTTCTGATTCAGGGGGCAAGGGAGGGAGAGAGGGGACTCTACGTGACCCTAACAGAGGATCCACACAGCATAATTGAGGATCTTTCCACATTCCGATTTAATCTGAGAAGATATACCATTAGTGGTATGATCTTCTTTGCAGATATGGGACCATTGAGCATACAGTACCTAGGTGCTGTTAAATCCCCAGAGAGCATAAGGGAGACCTATGCCCAGGAGGTTTTCAAGAGGATTAACTCCATAGTAAAGGCAAAGGGTATAAAAAGACTGGTAATAGATTCTGTGCTCACCTTGAAATATGGCGGAGGAGACAGGGAGGAGCAAAACAAGGAAATTGCCAGATTTTTCAGAAGTTTGAAAGATCTAAAAATCACGGTTCTCATACTTTCTGAGATGACTGATCTAACCAACTACAGCCCAGAGCACTATATGGCCCACGGTGTCATATTCCTACACAATTTTCTAAACGGGCACACCATGACGCGAGCATTGCAAGTTATAAAGATGCGCGGCACGATGCATGATTGTGATATGCACAAGATGGAAATAACTCCCGATGGGATAAAGGTATACTCTTCGAAGGTGTGA
- a CDS encoding NifB/NifX family molybdenum-iron cluster-binding protein, producing the protein MRVAITADAPSENSPVSPIFGRCAYYAIYDTATDKLEFVPNASAMYARGAGVQAAQQVANLGVQMVITAGIAGPNASMVLAQAGIQVINSFQGTVRDAVEAVKSGRVTTTNIPPAPFEPQYPPYYQVSKEEELRMLEEEKRYIEERLKEIKKRLEELKE; encoded by the coding sequence ATGCGCGTGGCAATAACTGCAGATGCTCCCTCTGAAAATTCACCGGTATCGCCCATATTCGGTAGATGCGCGTACTACGCAATATACGATACAGCCACTGATAAACTTGAATTTGTGCCAAATGCATCGGCCATGTATGCAAGGGGCGCGGGAGTTCAGGCTGCACAACAGGTTGCAAATCTTGGAGTGCAGATGGTCATAACTGCGGGAATAGCAGGGCCCAACGCCTCAATGGTCCTGGCACAGGCAGGAATTCAGGTGATCAACTCATTCCAAGGAACCGTGAGAGATGCCGTTGAAGCTGTGAAATCAGGAAGGGTGACGACCACAAACATACCTCCAGCACCATTTGAGCCACAGTACCCTCCGTACTACCAGGTGAGCAAGGAGGAAGAACTGAGGATGTTGGAGGAGGAAAAGAGGTACATAGAGGAGAGATTGAAGGAAATAAAGAAACGCCTTGAAGAACTGAAAGAATGA
- the hisS gene encoding histidine--tRNA ligase, with protein sequence MIQRLKGFRDMYPEYMRARRIVFDKICSVAREFGFHEIDAPSMEYLDLFRIKSGEEIVKQTFSFVDKGGREITLIPELTPSVARMIAARKDLVKPVKWFSFPKMWRYEEPQSGRLREFYQFNADIFGVKDITADAEVMALAMEILDSLGLKNRYVMRFSDRIIMEDLLKSMGIENVEEAFRIIDKRDKIGEDAFRVEMEKITSEENVDELLSLMELRGDVDAVLSKLQHFERSEVLGELKELLNAYGKRAVFDLSIVRGLAYYTGVVFEVHDPSGEFRAVLGGGRYDRVVELFGAQPTPAVGFGMGDAVLELLMRREGVWPEEKIEVDYFVVIIPGFRRRAIEVAMRLRRKGYVVDIELGNRSVGKQMKYANRINAKFAVIVGEEIERGEVTLKNMETGEQKVVKIEDI encoded by the coding sequence ATGATTCAGCGTCTCAAGGGATTTCGTGATATGTACCCGGAATATATGCGTGCCCGCAGAATAGTTTTTGATAAAATATGCTCGGTTGCCCGTGAATTTGGTTTTCACGAGATAGATGCTCCAAGTATGGAATATCTTGATCTGTTTCGCATAAAGAGTGGTGAGGAGATAGTGAAACAGACCTTCAGTTTCGTTGATAAGGGAGGACGTGAAATAACTCTAATTCCTGAACTCACACCCTCAGTTGCTAGGATGATTGCGGCTAGAAAGGATCTTGTTAAGCCTGTCAAGTGGTTTTCCTTTCCGAAAATGTGGAGGTACGAAGAGCCCCAGAGCGGAAGGTTGCGTGAATTCTACCAGTTCAACGCTGATATTTTCGGGGTCAAGGACATAACTGCAGATGCGGAGGTAATGGCCCTCGCCATGGAGATTCTGGACTCCCTTGGACTCAAAAACAGGTACGTTATGCGTTTTAGCGACAGAATCATAATGGAGGATCTTTTGAAATCCATGGGTATTGAAAATGTAGAAGAGGCCTTCAGAATAATTGACAAGAGGGATAAAATCGGAGAGGATGCTTTTCGGGTGGAGATGGAGAAGATCACTTCAGAGGAGAATGTGGATGAACTTCTTTCCCTTATGGAACTCCGTGGAGATGTTGATGCAGTTCTATCAAAACTCCAGCATTTTGAGAGGAGCGAAGTTCTTGGAGAGTTAAAGGAGTTGCTCAATGCCTATGGAAAAAGGGCGGTTTTCGATCTCTCAATTGTGCGGGGACTTGCCTATTACACGGGCGTGGTTTTTGAGGTCCACGATCCAAGTGGAGAGTTCCGCGCCGTGCTGGGAGGGGGAAGATACGATAGGGTTGTGGAACTATTTGGAGCGCAGCCCACTCCCGCCGTTGGTTTTGGTATGGGGGATGCTGTGCTTGAACTCCTCATGAGGAGGGAGGGCGTGTGGCCGGAGGAGAAAATTGAGGTGGATTATTTTGTTGTTATAATTCCTGGATTTAGGAGAAGGGCCATTGAGGTTGCGATGCGACTGAGGAGGAAGGGGTATGTTGTGGATATTGAACTCGGAAACCGGAGCGTTGGGAAGCAGATGAAGTATGCGAACCGCATAAACGCGAAATTTGCCGTGATTGTGGGTGAGGAGATAGAGCGTGGAGAGGTAACGCTTAAAAACATGGAAACCGGTGAGCAGAAAGTTGTAAAAATTGAGGATATTTAA
- a CDS encoding MATE family efflux transporter: MQLRRTVLNLAIPAVISNVLYTFQNIVDAMMLGRYGNPAVTLSSAGIGGMFYFLTFPLVMGITTGGVAIIARRWGEKRYEEARYTFENLYILLILISIPISLFAVLFGWTLPTALGAGPAVVKGTARYIMGVFTFYPFAVFMAAYQASLRAAGDTKTPMNVDIFANLWNVFWNYALIFGNFGFPQLGVLGAGIATGSSYLFGSLIYLIMQSKGKLVIYPKLLAREKWNMELIKKMFRVGIPAGIERGMWAITSFIYAALIFAASGALGYASFQIGLKAESFAYMPAFGFSIAATTLVGQSLGEGNVRKAKMSAIEATKMSMLFMAVAGAIMILFPQYLAEIFTGDEKIIHFASIYLFLMGMTEPALGALFTLAGGMRGAGYTTMPMVINLTGLMGIRLGIAVVLAFPLGMGLVGIWLGMFFETFIRAGWMYLEFRRGKWAKVRV; this comes from the coding sequence GTGCAATTAAGGAGAACAGTGTTGAATCTCGCAATTCCTGCCGTGATATCAAACGTACTTTACACTTTCCAGAACATAGTTGATGCCATGATGCTCGGCAGATACGGCAATCCAGCGGTAACCCTGAGTTCCGCAGGCATAGGCGGCATGTTCTACTTCCTGACCTTCCCGCTTGTGATGGGAATAACAACGGGGGGCGTGGCAATCATAGCCAGAAGGTGGGGCGAGAAAAGGTACGAGGAGGCAAGATACACCTTTGAAAATCTCTACATTCTCCTAATTCTCATCTCCATACCCATATCCCTATTCGCCGTATTATTTGGATGGACTCTGCCCACGGCGCTTGGGGCCGGACCTGCTGTGGTGAAGGGAACGGCACGATACATAATGGGCGTGTTCACCTTCTATCCCTTTGCGGTGTTTATGGCAGCGTATCAGGCATCACTCCGGGCAGCAGGAGATACCAAAACACCCATGAACGTGGACATATTCGCCAATCTGTGGAACGTGTTCTGGAACTACGCACTGATATTCGGAAATTTCGGATTTCCACAACTTGGAGTGCTAGGTGCGGGTATTGCCACGGGCTCCTCATACCTCTTCGGTTCCCTAATCTACCTCATTATGCAAAGCAAGGGTAAACTCGTGATATACCCCAAACTCCTTGCAAGGGAGAAATGGAACATGGAACTCATAAAGAAAATGTTCAGAGTTGGCATACCCGCCGGAATTGAGAGAGGTATGTGGGCCATAACATCCTTCATATACGCAGCCCTGATATTTGCCGCATCCGGTGCACTCGGCTACGCCTCATTTCAGATCGGCCTAAAGGCGGAGAGTTTCGCCTATATGCCAGCATTCGGGTTCTCAATCGCAGCCACCACACTGGTGGGACAATCCCTTGGAGAGGGAAACGTGAGAAAGGCAAAAATGTCAGCAATTGAGGCAACGAAGATGAGCATGCTCTTCATGGCAGTGGCAGGAGCAATAATGATCCTCTTTCCACAGTACCTTGCAGAGATATTTACGGGCGATGAGAAAATCATACACTTCGCATCCATATACCTTTTCCTGATGGGAATGACAGAGCCAGCACTTGGAGCATTGTTCACCCTTGCCGGCGGAATGCGTGGAGCAGGATACACCACAATGCCCATGGTGATAAACCTCACCGGTTTGATGGGCATACGTCTTGGCATTGCTGTTGTTCTTGCCTTTCCCTTGGGAATGGGACTTGTTGGGATATGGCTCGGAATGTTCTTTGAGACCTTCATAAGGGCAGGATGGATGTACCTTGAGTTCCGCAGAGGTAAATGGGCAAAGGTTAGGGTTTGA
- a CDS encoding flagellin, with amino-acid sequence MKRLYTRKEEGDIGIATLILFIAMIIVAAIAASLIIYVGVTLREQGEKVASDVTSQITSSVRILNILGDRDIDGKDPSVVNVKAPIQRDYTPPYGGLILNVTVNSTDPLSVKIVWNSAVDTESGMWKEELYRISGAPSTIKFILKDENYIKSVGTLVATFTSGFGDDRTYVDYGVNSSTYYGYAIIGYDRAGNSVLYTALNQTVYTGTGTPDTTAPTGNIETITPSGYGVMITWTASDSGSGLDYQKIYRSRSEITAANVENATLVATVGPDVRSYIDYPPANGTWYYAIVGYDRAGNSALYSATTNSITVTRVDNTSPPSVEGLRAYTSQYYIHLEWKPVRDNQSGIKGYYIYRSTNYLAVATTQVFNSKPYAFVKGTYFNDYVYMPYQTYYYLVVAVDNASNYGQIIVPQSSIQVLEIKLALGPGSKPVDFNNVIVELTDGNVEASLKLNSSGFGVEAANATLYGVQVVNDPSGEFRQSYILEDGAIIIMYINARDVGLTLTPQTKLTMKIIPGPGIPIYTVIEIPPVMLNRYVEIY; translated from the coding sequence ATGAAGAGGCTGTACACAAGGAAGGAAGAGGGTGATATAGGAATTGCAACCCTAATACTGTTCATTGCGATGATCATAGTGGCCGCCATCGCAGCATCCCTCATAATATATGTAGGTGTGACTTTGAGGGAGCAGGGTGAGAAGGTGGCATCGGATGTAACCTCTCAAATAACCAGTTCCGTTAGAATCCTGAATATTTTGGGAGATAGGGATATTGATGGAAAGGATCCCTCTGTGGTGAATGTCAAGGCGCCAATTCAGAGGGATTACACTCCTCCCTATGGTGGTTTGATTCTGAATGTAACGGTAAACAGCACGGATCCGCTGTCGGTGAAAATTGTGTGGAATTCTGCCGTTGACACTGAGAGCGGTATGTGGAAAGAGGAGCTTTACAGAATTTCTGGAGCGCCCTCCACCATAAAGTTCATTTTAAAGGATGAGAATTACATAAAGAGTGTTGGAACCCTTGTGGCGACCTTTACCTCCGGGTTTGGAGATGATAGAACATATGTGGATTACGGTGTGAATTCCAGCACTTACTATGGCTATGCAATAATTGGATACGATAGGGCAGGTAACAGCGTTCTTTATACTGCGTTGAATCAAACTGTTTACACAGGAACCGGCACTCCTGATACCACGGCACCCACAGGCAACATAGAAACCATAACCCCATCTGGATATGGGGTGATGATAACATGGACCGCGAGTGATAGCGGAAGTGGTCTGGACTATCAAAAAATTTACCGTTCCAGAAGTGAAATCACAGCGGCTAATGTGGAGAATGCCACTTTGGTTGCCACGGTGGGTCCTGATGTGAGGAGTTACATTGACTATCCACCAGCCAATGGAACTTGGTATTATGCCATTGTAGGTTATGATAGGGCAGGAAACAGTGCCTTGTACTCGGCCACAACGAATAGCATAACTGTTACAAGGGTGGATAATACTTCTCCTCCCTCAGTGGAGGGTCTTCGGGCGTATACTTCTCAGTACTACATCCATCTTGAATGGAAACCGGTTCGGGATAATCAGAGTGGTATAAAGGGCTATTACATATATCGTTCCACAAATTATCTGGCTGTGGCAACAACGCAGGTGTTCAACAGCAAGCCCTATGCCTTTGTGAAGGGTACCTATTTCAACGACTATGTGTATATGCCTTATCAGACCTACTATTATCTGGTTGTTGCTGTGGATAACGCATCCAATTACGGGCAGATAATAGTACCTCAGAGCTCAATTCAGGTGCTGGAGATAAAACTTGCACTTGGACCTGGTTCTAAGCCAGTTGACTTCAACAATGTTATTGTGGAACTTACCGATGGAAATGTGGAAGCATCTTTGAAACTGAATTCCTCTGGATTTGGTGTTGAGGCCGCCAATGCAACCCTTTATGGAGTGCAGGTCGTGAATGACCCCTCCGGAGAGTTCAGGCAGAGTTACATTCTTGAAGATGGAGCCATAATAATAATGTACATTAACGCAAGGGATGTGGGATTGACCTTGACACCTCAGACGAAACTCACGATGAAGATAATTCCGGGTCCTGGAATTCCCATATACACAGTGATTGAGATTCCGCCAGTAATGTTAAATAGATATGTGGAGATATACTGA